A section of the Salvelinus sp. IW2-2015 unplaced genomic scaffold, ASM291031v2 Un_scaffold1141, whole genome shotgun sequence genome encodes:
- the LOC112069886 gene encoding LOW QUALITY PROTEIN: sorting nexin-5-like (The sequence of the model RefSeq protein was modified relative to this genomic sequence to represent the inferred CDS: inserted 1 base in 1 codon), which translates to MTSTIDDSEKEKAHSVSVDLNNDASLLIDIPDALCERDKVKFTVHTKTTLSSFQKPDFSVPRQHEDFIWLHDTLVETEDYAGLIIPPAPPKPDFESPREKMHKLGEGEATMTKEEYTKMKQELEAEYLAVFKKTVQVHEVFLQRLSSHPILSKDRNFQIFLEYDQDLSVRRKSAKETFGSFFKNMVKSADEVIISGIKEVDDFFEQEKTFLLDYSSKIKDSTARAEKMTRSHKNVADDYIHISSTLNSLSVDDNTALKKHFEKLADLFEKLRKVEGRVASDQELKLTELLRYYMRDIQAAKDLLYRRXRALADYENSNKALDKARLKSKGVPPAGEPTTVSAEVYTLSESGKRELTSFKGRRVVAFRKNLIEMAELEIKHAKNNMSLLQGCIELFKSS; encoded by the exons GCCCACTCTGTGTCTGTGGACCTAAACAACGACGCCTCTCTACTCATCGACATTCCCGATGCACTCTGTGAACGAGACAAAGTCAAGTTCACTGTCCACACCAAG ACCACCCTGAGCTCCTTCCAGAAGCCAGACTTCTCTGTTCCTAGGCAACATGAGGACTTTATCTGGCTCCATGACACGCTGGTTGAAACTGAAGACTACGCTGGGCTCATT ATCCCTCCAGCCCCCCCGAAGCCAGACTTTGAGAGCCCCAGGGAGAAGATGCATAAACTGGGAGAGGGCGAAGCCACCATGACCAAGGAGGAATACACCAAGATGAAGCAGGAGTTAGAGGC TGAGTACCTGGCTGTATTCAAGAAGACCGTTCAAGTCCACGAAGTATTCCTGCAGCGTCTATCTTCTCACCCCATCCTGAGCAAGGACAGAAACTTCCAGATATTCCTGGAGTATGACCAGGAT CTGAGCGTACGGAGGAAAAGTGCCAAGGAGACGTTTGGGAGTTTCTTTAAGAACATGGTGAAGAGTGCTGACGAGGTCATCATCTCAGGAATAAAG GAAGTAGATGATTTCTTTGAGCAGGAGAAGACCTTCCTGCTTGATTATTCGTCCAAGATCAAAGACTCCACTGCCAGGGCAGAGAAGATGACCCGCTCCCACAAAA aTGTTGCTGATGATTACATCCACATCTCTTCTACTTTGAACAGTCTCTCTGTCGATGATAACACAGCACTTAAAAA GCACTTTGAGAAGTTAGCGGACCTGTTTGAGAAACTCCGG AAAGTGGAGGGTAGAGTGGCGTCGGACCAGGAGCTGAAGCTCACAGAGCTACTCCGGTACTACATGAGGGACATCCAGGCAGCCAAG GACCTGTTGTACAGAC CCAGGGCCCTGGCAGACTATGAGAACAGTAACAAGGCTCTGGACAAGGCCCGGCTGAAGAGTAAAGGCGTTCCTCCAGCCGGGGAGCCAACAACAGTGTCTGCAGAAGTTTACACGCTTTCTGAGTCGGGAaaaagag AGCTGACCAGTTTTAAGGGCAGGAGAGTGGTGGCTTTCCGGAAGAATCTAATAGAGATGGCTGAACTGGAGATTAAGCATGCTAAG